The Chitinophagaceae bacterium genome window below encodes:
- a CDS encoding LacI family DNA-binding transcriptional regulator, with the protein MKSDNITIKDIAQALGLSNSTVSRALQDSYKISEAIKKKVQDYAREKNYRPNLVAQSLRSNKTRSIGILIPSIPNIFWGEVINGIESVAHDKNYHFLITQSLESYERELENLEHLMWRSVDGLMISLSTETENLEHLKKVHEKNIPIVFFDRVTDAIETHQVKTDNADGTYKATKHLINNGYKRIAHITSPPNISITKERLEGYYRALKEFNIEVNPDYVKYCYHGGMEVNEVETVLDELLSLKKAPDAVIAASDRITIAVLALLQRRKISIPKKLAVIGFTNFTAPEIFNPPLTTVRQPAFEMGKLATELLIQLIESKRPVTSFEKRILPTEMFIRESTSRKK; encoded by the coding sequence ATGAAATCTGATAACATAACCATCAAAGATATTGCACAGGCGCTCGGGCTTTCCAATTCAACTGTATCCAGGGCTTTACAGGACAGTTATAAAATCAGTGAGGCCATTAAGAAGAAAGTGCAGGATTATGCACGTGAAAAAAATTACCGGCCCAACCTGGTAGCACAAAGCCTCAGAAGTAACAAAACAAGAAGTATCGGCATTTTAATTCCTTCCATCCCCAATATTTTCTGGGGTGAAGTGATTAACGGAATAGAATCTGTTGCACACGACAAGAATTACCATTTTTTGATTACACAAAGTCTCGAATCGTATGAACGGGAGCTGGAGAACCTGGAGCACCTGATGTGGCGCTCGGTTGACGGGCTGATGATTTCTCTTTCAACAGAAACAGAAAACCTGGAACACTTAAAAAAAGTACACGAAAAAAATATTCCGATTGTATTTTTCGACAGGGTAACCGATGCCATTGAAACACACCAGGTAAAAACAGATAATGCTGACGGAACTTACAAAGCAACAAAGCATTTAATCAATAATGGTTATAAAAGAATTGCTCACATTACCAGTCCGCCAAACATTTCCATAACAAAAGAAAGGCTGGAAGGATACTACAGGGCATTAAAGGAATTCAACATAGAAGTGAATCCTGATTATGTAAAATACTGTTACCACGGGGGAATGGAAGTAAATGAAGTGGAAACAGTTTTGGACGAGTTGTTGAGTTTAAAAAAAGCGCCTGATGCTGTGATTGCTGCATCTGATCGTATTACCATTGCAGTACTGGCATTGCTGCAAAGAAGAAAAATCAGTATTCCAAAAAAACTGGCAGTAATTGGTTTTACCAATTTTACTGCACCTGAAATTTTTAATCCGCCGCTTACTACGGTAAGACAACCTGCCTTTGAAATGGGGAAACTGGCAACAGAATTACTAATCCAGCTAATTGAAAGTAAACGGCCCGTAACAAGCTTTGAAAAACGGATTTTACCAACAGAAATGTTTATCCGTGAATCAACCAGCAGAAAAAAATAG
- a CDS encoding (Fe-S)-binding protein yields the protein MKVGLFIPCYIDQFYPQIGIATLELLEKFGCDVSFPLNQTCCGQPMANSGFASLSKDCDKNFVANFRGFDYVVGPSGSCVLHLKEHLKDDQFPGEAEHIRKHVYELTEFLVDILKVEQLDVSFPHKVGLHTSCHGQRGLHVASMSELVAPEFSKPEKLLSMVKGLQLSKPARPDECCGFGGTFCVFEEAVSVKMGKDRIAEHEANGVEYITGYDESCLMHLEGILKRDGSRIKAIHIAEILNGNA from the coding sequence ATGAAAGTTGGATTATTTATACCCTGCTATATTGATCAGTTCTACCCACAGATAGGAATTGCTACACTTGAGTTACTGGAAAAATTTGGTTGTGATGTTTCTTTTCCGTTGAACCAAACCTGTTGCGGACAACCAATGGCCAACAGCGGTTTTGCTTCCTTAAGTAAAGATTGCGATAAAAATTTTGTTGCCAATTTCCGTGGCTTCGATTATGTGGTTGGCCCATCAGGAAGTTGTGTACTGCATCTCAAAGAACATTTAAAGGATGATCAGTTTCCCGGTGAAGCAGAACATATCCGTAAACATGTATATGAACTCACAGAATTTTTAGTGGATATTTTAAAAGTTGAACAGCTCGATGTTTCCTTTCCGCATAAAGTTGGATTGCATACAAGCTGTCACGGCCAGCGTGGATTGCATGTTGCTTCTATGAGTGAACTGGTTGCCCCTGAATTTTCAAAGCCTGAAAAATTATTGAGTATGGTGAAAGGTTTGCAGTTGAGTAAACCTGCAAGACCGGATGAATGCTGTGGCTTTGGCGGAACCTTCTGTGTATTTGAAGAAGCAGTGAGTGTGAAGATGGGCAAGGACAGGATTGCAGAACATGAAGCAAACGGCGTTGAATATATCACCGGTTATGATGAAAGTTGTTTAATGCACCTGGAAGGAATCTTAAAAAGGGATGGCAGCAGGATCAAAGCCATTCATATTGCAGAAATTTTAAACGGCAACGCATGA
- a CDS encoding LUD domain-containing protein yields MSAREDILKAITANKPALVELPVIDSAKVIQYNDIVQQFKTVLQSIGGTAIELTDLDALKTELEAKKAAGEVVVNRIAEIGTVDNSIAALTATELAAVEVAYLKATLGVAENGSVWLYESQMGNRLLPFICQHLVIVIDRNSIVTTMHHAYKQVDTAKEGFGVFLAGPSKTADIEQSLVIGAHGARSLIVYIV; encoded by the coding sequence ATGAGTGCAAGAGAAGATATATTAAAAGCCATTACAGCGAATAAACCGGCACTTGTTGAATTACCGGTAATTGACAGTGCTAAAGTGATTCAGTATAATGACATTGTGCAGCAATTCAAAACTGTATTGCAAAGTATTGGTGGCACTGCAATTGAACTAACTGATCTTGATGCATTAAAGACAGAATTGGAAGCTAAAAAAGCAGCAGGTGAAGTGGTGGTGAACAGAATTGCAGAAATTGGAACAGTGGATAATTCTATTGCTGCATTAACTGCAACTGAATTGGCAGCAGTTGAAGTTGCTTATCTCAAAGCAACATTGGGCGTTGCCGAAAATGGTTCAGTATGGTTATACGAAAGCCAGATGGGTAACAGGTTACTGCCGTTTATTTGTCAGCATCTCGTTATAGTAATTGACAGAAACAGTATTGTTACAACCATGCATCATGCATATAAACAGGTTGATACAGCTAAGGAAGGATTCGGTGTTTTTCTTGCAGGCCCATCTAAAACAGCTGATATAGAACAGTCATTGGTGATTGGTGCACATGGTGCAAGAAGTTTAATTGTATATATCGTTTAA
- a CDS encoding lactate utilization protein, translating into MSKVLTHAEAAEQFIADEPRTDWHNDTLWFVRQKRDKAAHGLPEWEQLREWASQIKNHTLSNLDQYLVEFEKNAIANGITVHWAANGEEHNRIIYDIIQKNKIQKIVKSKSMLTEECGMNEFLHGKGIDIVDTDLGERIVQFRKEPPSHIVLPAIHLKKKDVSDTFHEHLHTEKGNNDPQYLTEAARQHLRKKFVESELAITGVNFAVAETGGFVVCTNEGNADMGTHAAKIHIACMGFEKIIPKAEHLAVFLRLLARSATGQPITTYSSHFQKPREGQEMHLVIVDNGRTKQLGRADFRNSLKCIRCAACFNTCPVYRRSGGHSYHTAVAGPIGSILNPNIDMRANADLPFASTLCGSCSNVCPVKIDIHEQLWKWRQVLVAEGYVDTTKKIGLKGMAFVLAHPAIYRFAGRAGRAVMRLFPFVLNNKLNPWYKQREMPAPPKQSFRDWYIKNKKS; encoded by the coding sequence ATGAGTAAAGTATTAACACATGCAGAAGCTGCGGAACAATTCATTGCTGATGAGCCAAGAACCGACTGGCACAATGATACCTTATGGTTTGTACGACAGAAAAGAGATAAAGCTGCTCATGGCTTACCTGAATGGGAACAGTTAAGAGAATGGGCCTCACAAATAAAGAATCATACACTTTCCAATCTTGATCAGTACTTAGTTGAATTTGAAAAGAATGCTATTGCAAACGGAATTACTGTTCACTGGGCTGCCAATGGTGAAGAACATAACCGGATCATATACGATATCATTCAGAAAAATAAGATTCAGAAAATAGTGAAGAGCAAGAGCATGCTCACAGAAGAATGCGGCATGAATGAATTTCTGCATGGAAAAGGAATTGATATTGTGGATACAGATCTGGGCGAACGGATTGTACAGTTCAGAAAAGAACCGCCGAGTCATATTGTATTACCCGCTATTCATCTCAAGAAAAAAGATGTGAGTGATACCTTTCATGAACACCTGCATACAGAGAAAGGAAATAACGATCCGCAATATTTAACAGAAGCAGCAAGACAGCATCTCCGTAAAAAATTTGTTGAATCAGAATTAGCAATCACAGGTGTAAATTTTGCTGTTGCAGAAACAGGGGGCTTTGTTGTTTGCACCAATGAAGGCAATGCAGATATGGGCACACATGCTGCAAAGATTCATATTGCCTGCATGGGTTTTGAAAAAATTATTCCTAAGGCTGAACATCTTGCTGTGTTTCTCCGTTTGCTTGCAAGAAGCGCAACAGGTCAACCGATCACAACTTATTCAAGTCATTTTCAGAAGCCGAGAGAAGGACAGGAGATGCATCTCGTAATTGTTGATAACGGAAGAACAAAACAATTGGGCAGAGCCGATTTCAGAAATTCATTGAAGTGTATCCGTTGTGCTGCCTGTTTCAATACCTGTCCTGTTTACAGAAGAAGCGGCGGCCACAGTTATCATACTGCAGTTGCAGGACCAATCGGTTCCATTCTCAATCCAAATATTGATATGCGTGCAAACGCTGATCTTCCATTTGCATCTACACTCTGCGGATCATGCAGCAATGTATGCCCGGTGAAGATTGATATCCATGAACAGTTATGGAAATGGCGGCAGGTACTGGTTGCAGAAGGTTATGTGGATACAACTAAAAAAATAGGATTAAAAGGAATGGCTTTTGTACTGGCACATCCTGCTATCTATCGTTTTGCAGGAAGAGCAGGAAGGGCAGTAATGCGTTTATTTCCTTTTGTATTAAACAATAAACTTAATCCCTGGTACAAACAACGGGAAATGCCAGCTCCGCCAAAACAAAGTTTCAGAGATTGGTACATCAAGAATAAAAAATCATGA
- a CDS encoding carbohydrate kinase: MNGEAVIAIFDIGKTNKKLLLFDEHYKVVFEKSQQFSETTDEDGFPCEDVSALTLWIKDSFEAITKDERFHIKAVNFSGYGASFVYLDKDLKVIPPLYNYLKPYSPQLQKQFYDTYGGESKVSKDTASPVLGNLNSGMQLYRLKYEKPEVFAAIKYALHLPQYLSFILSGKVNTDITSVGCHTNLWNFQGKKYHQWVKKEGIAEKLPPIVPCDSIAGYINKKIPVGIGLHDSSSALIPYLTSLHEPFILLSTGTWCITLNPFNHSQLSDYELHHDCLSYLSFQAKSIKASRLFAGYEHEQQTKRLAAHFSVAVDHYKQVECDVKLMKRPDELKDYLKKVNNDVMLQQSVFEGRDLRSFKSYEQAYHQLIADIIVQQYYSTSLVLKGTTVKRIFVDGGFSKNPIFMYMLADLFPEVEIFAASVAQASSLGAALVMHEHWNSKPLPSDIIELKYYSGLQHI, translated from the coding sequence ATGAACGGAGAGGCCGTCATAGCAATTTTTGATATTGGCAAAACCAATAAAAAGCTTTTACTGTTTGATGAGCATTATAAAGTAGTCTTTGAAAAAAGTCAGCAGTTCAGTGAAACAACAGATGAAGATGGTTTTCCCTGCGAGGATGTTTCAGCACTTACACTATGGATTAAAGATTCTTTTGAGGCGATAACAAAAGATGAACGCTTTCATATTAAAGCCGTTAACTTTTCCGGCTATGGAGCAAGTTTTGTTTATCTCGATAAAGATTTGAAGGTCATTCCGCCTTTATATAATTATCTCAAACCCTATTCGCCTCAATTACAGAAACAGTTTTATGATACCTACGGAGGAGAAAGCAAAGTGTCGAAGGATACAGCATCACCTGTTTTAGGTAATCTTAATTCAGGCATGCAGTTGTACCGCCTGAAGTATGAAAAGCCTGAAGTGTTTGCTGCAATTAAATATGCACTTCATCTTCCGCAGTACCTGAGTTTCATTCTTTCAGGAAAGGTAAATACAGATATTACCAGCGTTGGTTGTCATACCAATCTCTGGAATTTCCAGGGTAAAAAATATCATCAATGGGTAAAGAAGGAGGGGATAGCTGAAAAATTGCCACCCATTGTTCCCTGCGACTCCATTGCAGGTTATATCAATAAAAAAATTCCTGTTGGGATTGGTTTGCACGACAGTTCTTCTGCATTGATTCCTTATCTCACTTCTCTTCATGAACCATTTATCCTGCTTTCAACAGGTACATGGTGTATTACATTAAACCCGTTTAATCATTCACAGCTCAGTGATTATGAATTACATCATGATTGTTTGAGTTATCTATCTTTCCAGGCAAAGTCTATTAAGGCTTCCCGTTTGTTTGCAGGGTATGAACATGAACAGCAAACGAAACGGCTGGCAGCACATTTTAGTGTTGCGGTTGATCATTACAAACAGGTTGAGTGCGATGTGAAACTGATGAAACGTCCGGATGAGTTAAAAGATTATTTAAAAAAAGTGAATAATGATGTGATGCTTCAGCAATCTGTTTTTGAAGGCAGGGATCTGCGCTCTTTTAAAAGTTATGAGCAGGCATACCATCAGCTGATTGCTGATATTATTGTTCAGCAATATTACAGCACCAGCCTGGTCCTGAAAGGGACTACCGTGAAAAGGATATTTGTTGATGGGGGCTTCAGTAAGAACCCGATCTTTATGTACATGCTGGCAGATCTCTTTCCTGAAGTTGAAATCTTTGCAGCATCAGTTGCACAGGCTTCCTCATTGGGTGCAGCATTGGTGATGCATGAACACTGGAACAGCAAACCATTACCATCTGATATTATTGAATTGAAATATTATTCAGGATTACAGCATATCTGA
- a CDS encoding sugar isomerase has product MFIEKNKIAEFNGLHAADHKRKFDFIASEIKDVEEVLQKLIDFQVAIPSWALGTGGTRFGRFAGAGEPGSLEQKLEDVGLLHALNQSSGAISLHIPWDIPDNYASIKAMAAQLGLKFDAVNSNTFQDQKDQELSYKFGSLQHVNKAVRKQAIEHNVEVIKHGVELGSKALTVWLSDGSCFPGQLNFRKAFQNTLESLQEIYAALPADWKVFVEYKAFEPNFYSMTVGDWGQSLLYANKLGPKAYTLVDLGHHLPNANIEQIVSLLLMEGKLAGFHFNDSKYGDDDLTCGSIKPYQLFLIFNELVEGMDARGMDHATDLGWMIDASHNVKDPLEDLLQSVEAIMISYAQALTVDRKKLNAAQDANDVVAAQEILQHTFRTDLRALVAEARLRSGAALYPLQYFREQKLRDQLIKERGSKTVATGL; this is encoded by the coding sequence ATGTTCATAGAAAAAAACAAGATCGCTGAATTCAATGGATTGCATGCAGCTGATCACAAACGGAAATTTGATTTCATTGCTTCAGAAATAAAAGATGTTGAAGAGGTTTTACAGAAACTGATTGACTTCCAGGTAGCAATTCCAAGCTGGGCACTGGGCACAGGTGGTACAAGATTCGGACGTTTTGCAGGAGCAGGTGAGCCGGGCAGTTTAGAACAGAAATTAGAAGATGTTGGATTGCTCCATGCTTTGAACCAGTCAAGTGGCGCTATCTCCCTGCATATTCCATGGGATATTCCTGATAACTATGCTTCTATTAAAGCAATGGCTGCACAACTGGGTTTAAAGTTTGATGCAGTGAACTCCAATACATTTCAGGATCAGAAAGACCAGGAACTGAGTTATAAGTTTGGTTCGTTACAGCATGTAAATAAAGCTGTACGTAAGCAGGCTATTGAACATAATGTTGAAGTAATTAAACATGGCGTTGAACTTGGATCAAAAGCCTTAACAGTTTGGTTAAGCGATGGAAGCTGCTTCCCGGGCCAGTTGAATTTCAGAAAAGCATTTCAGAATACATTAGAGAGCCTGCAGGAAATTTATGCAGCTTTACCTGCTGACTGGAAAGTGTTTGTTGAATACAAAGCATTTGAACCAAACTTCTACTCAATGACAGTAGGAGATTGGGGACAGTCTTTATTATACGCTAATAAATTAGGACCGAAAGCATATACATTAGTTGATCTTGGTCATCATTTGCCGAATGCAAATATTGAACAGATTGTTTCTCTTCTTTTGATGGAAGGTAAACTTGCCGGTTTCCATTTTAACGACAGTAAATATGGTGATGATGATTTGACATGCGGAAGCATCAAACCATACCAGTTGTTTTTAATTTTCAATGAATTGGTTGAAGGAATGGATGCAAGAGGAATGGATCATGCAACTGATCTTGGCTGGATGATTGATGCAAGTCATAATGTAAAAGATCCACTGGAAGATTTATTACAATCAGTTGAAGCCATTATGATTTCTTATGCACAGGCATTAACGGTTGACCGTAAAAAATTAAATGCGGCCCAGGATGCAAATGATGTGGTGGCAGCACAGGAAATTTTACAGCATACTTTCCGCACTGATTTAAGGGCGCTTGTTGCAGAAGCAAGATTAAGAAGCGGCGCTGCATTATATCCTTTACAATATTTCCGTGAACAGAAATTAAGGGATCAGTTAATAAAAGAAAGAGGCAGCAAAACTGTAGCAACAGGATTATAA
- a CDS encoding bifunctional aldolase/short-chain dehydrogenase: MSVETKNYKHVSYLWDDAKAASLAGDEVALLVYRSNLLGADLRLTNYGGGNTSCKAMAKDPLTGKEVEVMWVKGSGGDLGTMKRNGLAALYVDRLRSLKNIYRGLEHEDEMVELFNHCIYDLSSKAPSIDTPLHGFLPFKHIDHLHPDAAIAIAAAKDGEKITKELFNGTIGWVKWQKPGFELGLMLKQCLDENPGIRGIMLGSHGLFTWGDTAYESYINTLEVIERCAEYLQDNIKKQASVFGGEKLASLPEADRKKQAASLAPVLRGFCSSENRMIGHFTDDARVLEYINSNDLDRLAPMGTSCPDHFLRTKISPLVLNLTAAEDLSDVKKIKEKIAPLFEAYRKMYADYYNGCKHANSPAMRDPNPVVILYPGVGMFTFAKDKQTARVAAEFYINAINVMKGAEAISEYTSLLRQEAFNIEYWLLEEAKLQRMPKPKSLSGKVALITGSGGGIGKAIARKFAEEGACVILNDMNADRLAEAKDEFVKQFGKDIVAADILDVTSDATIQQTLATAALAFGGVDIVVNNAGLSISKSIEDHSEKDWDLLYDVLVKGQFLVTQKAVEVMRKQGTGGDILNIVSKNALVSGPNNAGYGSAKAAQLHLSRLNAAELGKDKIRVNVVNPDAVISGSNIWSGGWAEGRAKAYGISIEELPAYYAGRTLLNEIILPEDIANACFAFAGGLLGKSTGNVLNVDGGVATACVR, encoded by the coding sequence ATGTCAGTAGAAACAAAAAATTATAAACACGTAAGCTATTTGTGGGATGATGCGAAAGCAGCAAGCTTAGCAGGTGATGAAGTTGCCTTACTGGTTTACCGTTCTAATTTATTAGGCGCCGATCTGCGCTTAACCAACTATGGCGGAGGTAATACTTCCTGTAAAGCAATGGCCAAAGATCCGTTAACAGGAAAAGAAGTGGAAGTAATGTGGGTGAAGGGCAGCGGTGGCGATCTCGGCACCATGAAAAGAAATGGATTAGCTGCATTGTATGTTGACCGTTTACGCAGTTTAAAAAATATTTATCGTGGGCTGGAACATGAAGATGAAATGGTTGAACTCTTCAATCATTGCATTTATGATCTTTCATCAAAGGCTCCGTCCATTGATACGCCATTACATGGTTTTCTTCCCTTTAAACATATTGATCATTTGCATCCCGATGCAGCCATTGCCATTGCAGCAGCAAAGGATGGTGAAAAGATCACCAAGGAATTATTCAACGGAACGATAGGTTGGGTAAAATGGCAGAAGCCCGGTTTTGAACTGGGGCTGATGTTAAAACAATGCCTTGATGAAAATCCAGGTATCCGTGGCATCATGCTCGGCTCACATGGTTTATTTACCTGGGGCGATACTGCATACGAATCTTATATCAACACACTGGAAGTTATTGAGCGTTGTGCTGAATACCTGCAGGATAATATTAAAAAACAGGCATCTGTATTTGGTGGTGAAAAATTAGCTTCTCTACCGGAAGCAGATCGTAAAAAACAGGCTGCTTCATTAGCTCCTGTGTTAAGAGGTTTCTGTTCATCAGAGAACAGAATGATCGGTCACTTTACAGATGATGCAAGAGTACTGGAATACATCAACTCCAATGACCTGGATCGGTTGGCTCCTATGGGAACAAGTTGCCCTGATCATTTCTTACGTACCAAAATTTCTCCGCTGGTATTAAATCTTACAGCAGCTGAAGATTTAAGTGATGTTAAAAAGATCAAAGAAAAAATTGCTCCTTTATTTGAAGCATACCGTAAAATGTATGCTGACTATTATAATGGCTGTAAGCATGCAAACAGTCCTGCTATGCGTGATCCTAACCCGGTTGTGATTCTGTATCCCGGTGTTGGTATGTTCACCTTTGCAAAGGATAAACAAACTGCAAGGGTAGCAGCTGAATTTTATATCAATGCCATTAATGTAATGAAGGGTGCAGAAGCCATTTCTGAATACACTTCATTACTACGCCAGGAAGCATTTAATATTGAATACTGGTTACTGGAAGAAGCAAAACTGCAGCGTATGCCGAAACCTAAATCCTTAAGCGGAAAGGTTGCATTGATCACCGGCAGCGGTGGCGGCATTGGAAAAGCTATTGCAAGAAAATTTGCTGAAGAAGGTGCCTGTGTAATTTTAAACGATATGAATGCAGATCGTTTAGCAGAAGCGAAAGATGAATTTGTAAAACAGTTTGGAAAAGATATTGTAGCTGCTGATATACTGGATGTAACAAGCGATGCTACCATTCAGCAAACACTGGCAACAGCAGCACTGGCTTTTGGAGGTGTAGATATTGTGGTGAACAATGCAGGATTGTCTATTTCCAAATCTATCGAAGATCATTCAGAAAAAGATTGGGATTTATTATATGATGTATTAGTGAAGGGCCAGTTCCTGGTTACTCAAAAAGCAGTTGAAGTAATGCGTAAGCAGGGTACTGGTGGAGATATTCTTAACATCGTCAGCAAGAATGCATTGGTAAGCGGCCCGAACAATGCCGGTTATGGTTCAGCAAAAGCTGCACAATTACATTTGAGCAGATTGAATGCAGCTGAATTGGGAAAAGATAAGATTCGTGTGAATGTGGTGAATCCTGATGCAGTGATTTCAGGCAGTAATATCTGGAGCGGTGGCTGGGCCGAAGGAAGGGCAAAAGCTTATGGTATCAGCATTGAAGAATTGCCGGCCTATTATGCAGGCAGAACTTTGCTGAATGAAATTATTTTGCCGGAAGATATTGCGAATGCATGTTTTGCCTTTGCAGGTGGTTTATTAGGTAAATCAACCGGAAATGTATTGAATGTAGATGGCGGTGTAGCAACTGCGTGTGTAAGATAA